Part of the Pseudomonadota bacterium genome is shown below.
GGCGCCCGCTGGCGGCGTTGGGACCTCCTCGAATATGCGCTGCACAGCATCGAAATGAACCGCAGTCTTCGTCGGTCCGCCTTGCCAGCGAGCCCCACTGCAGGCCCCAACCAACCAGGATTCCTGTGGCGAGGCACTAGCCCTCATAGGTTCAAAAGCTGGTTCATGGAAGCCTCGTCTGCCGGCGTGAATGCGAACTGATCGAATTCCCCGGAAGTGATCCAGCGATAACTCTGGACCGCTCGGGTCACGATCCGCGACCCCCGCAGTGTGCACTCGTACAGGTACAGATCGACGGTGTAACTTGGATACGGGTGGCTGACGAACGATATCAACTGACCCACGTCGACGTCCGCTTCCAGACGTTCCCCGAGCTCGCGGCGCAGAGCACCCGCATCGGACTCCCCAGGCTCGACCCGCCCG
Proteins encoded:
- a CDS encoding (deoxy)nucleoside triphosphate pyrophosphohydrolase — translated: MQQRRIRVVAAVIESEGRYLITQRRQGAVLPNLWEFPGGRVEPGESDAGALRRELGERLEADVDVGQLISFVSHPYPSYTVDLYLYECTLRGSRIVTRAVQSYRWITSGEFDQFAFTPADEASMNQLLNL